A window from Caldivirga sp. encodes these proteins:
- a CDS encoding Xaa-Pro peptidase family protein, with translation MIEDKLSRVRSIIKNKGAAALILTNPSNMGYLLGYEDGVLAYVDDSTIKVIAPLLDWERARELVNDKADVVAYSGYKLPIEGNVIWGSDELTKVITSWIKPGTSVLIDDSSRQFIRKALDAANAKLIDASTDILEIRAVKTPDEVELIKGAINITLKVLKELYNMRIVGMRERDLAAYIYHGLISHGGDEVAFNPIVGSGPNGAKPHHMHSDRRIGVNETVVIDIGARYRLYCSDLTRTLVTGSLEGKLKDAYNAVVEASRKAISIVKPGVKASDVDAAARGVIAEYGFAWGFIHSLGHGVGVEVHERPSIGPNSNDALREGNVITIEPGIYIKDVGGVRVENMVLVTESGAEVLTRDEYAYV, from the coding sequence ATGATTGAAGATAAGTTAAGTAGGGTAAGGTCCATCATTAAGAATAAGGGGGCTGCAGCGTTAATTTTAACTAACCCAAGTAACATGGGTTACCTACTTGGCTACGAGGATGGGGTATTAGCCTACGTGGATGATTCAACCATTAAAGTTATCGCCCCACTGCTCGACTGGGAGAGGGCTAGGGAATTAGTTAATGATAAGGCTGACGTAGTGGCCTACTCAGGCTATAAATTACCCATAGAGGGGAATGTAATTTGGGGCTCTGATGAATTAACCAAGGTAATCACCTCATGGATTAAGCCAGGCACAAGCGTATTAATTGACGATTCAAGTAGGCAATTCATTAGGAAAGCCTTAGATGCGGCTAACGCTAAGCTAATTGACGCCTCAACTGATATTCTTGAAATTAGGGCTGTTAAAACCCCTGATGAGGTTGAATTAATCAAAGGCGCCATTAATATAACCCTTAAGGTATTGAAGGAATTATACAACATGAGAATTGTTGGAATGAGGGAACGGGACTTGGCTGCATACATATATCATGGGTTAATAAGTCATGGTGGGGATGAAGTTGCCTTTAACCCAATAGTTGGTTCAGGTCCAAATGGAGCTAAGCCCCATCATATGCATAGTGATAGACGCATTGGTGTTAATGAAACTGTGGTAATTGACATAGGTGCACGGTACAGGCTGTACTGCTCCGACTTAACAAGGACTCTGGTGACTGGGTCACTTGAGGGTAAGCTAAAGGATGCCTATAATGCCGTTGTTGAAGCTTCAAGGAAGGCTATAAGCATTGTTAAGCCAGGGGTTAAGGCAAGTGATGTTGACGCTGCAGCTAGGGGGGTTATTGCTGAGTATGGTTTTGCCTGGGGTTTCATACATAGTCTTGGCCATGGAGTAGGTGTTGAGGTTCATGAAAGACCATCTATTGGGCCTAACAGTAATGATGCATTAAGGGAGGGTAATGTAATTACTATTGAACCCGGTATTTACATTAAGGATGTGGGTGGAGTTAGGGTTGAGAACATGGTTCTGGTTACTGAGAGCGGCGCTGAGGTGTTAACTAGGGATGAGTACGCCTACGTTTAA
- the udg gene encoding type-4 uracil-DNA glycosylase codes for MSSSDDSQCKGSDCELARISAEVNNCRKCPLYLSRKKTVPGEGNPKAEVMLIGEAPGRVEDETGRPFVGAAGKLLDELLREIGVNRGDLYITNVVKCRPPNNRDPTEEEINSCKPYLIRQIAAVKPKKIITLGRHSTRVILNLGGLGFSELTKVRGKVFRVNVAGVNVEVYPTYHPAAALYNPPVRSVIKEDLARALSINKGGSSILDYLNG; via the coding sequence ATGAGCAGTAGTGATGATTCGCAATGTAAGGGGAGTGATTGTGAGCTTGCCAGGATTAGCGCTGAGGTTAATAACTGTAGGAAGTGTCCATTATACTTAAGTAGGAAGAAGACAGTGCCTGGTGAAGGTAACCCGAAGGCTGAAGTCATGTTAATTGGGGAAGCACCAGGTAGGGTTGAGGATGAGACGGGTAGGCCTTTTGTGGGTGCTGCTGGTAAATTGCTTGATGAGTTACTTCGTGAGATTGGTGTAAATAGGGGTGATTTATACATAACTAATGTTGTTAAGTGTAGGCCGCCTAATAATAGGGATCCAACTGAGGAGGAGATTAACTCCTGTAAGCCTTACTTAATTAGGCAAATTGCTGCAGTGAAGCCTAAGAAGATAATAACATTGGGTAGGCATAGTACAAGAGTAATACTTAACCTTGGGGGCTTAGGCTTCAGTGAGTTAACTAAGGTTAGAGGTAAGGTGTTTAGGGTTAATGTTGCGGGTGTTAATGTTGAAGTTTACCCAACCTATCACCCAGCAGCTGCATTATATAATCCACCAGTGAGGAGCGTAATTAAGGAAGATTTAGCTAGGGCTCTCAGTATTAATAAAGGTGGCTCCAGCATCTTGGATTACCTTAATGGTTAA
- a CDS encoding type II secretion system F family protein, whose product MDLDELSLVVTGPLVKWYVKRHGGYLERVLKNAKVYMLPERFMARVFFASIITAVFSVPIGSYLTYTSVESIMGALSFTVRSIIILSIGLVLIALPFIVYAMMMALPKMQLSDLQYRVDSELPFFAAYLAMISQSGLSVTSAIERLANIRLLEAIGKIAREIVVKNKAIGMDPLTALTETALSTPSHLFQNLIMGYVTNVRTGGDILHYLEIRLNEIVNDTLDRIRRGAELLSTLMESYIGAGVILLIGLNVLYLAQAITPTGNSVSALQQAVSNNLLFGLLVIPAISVAFIYLGEVSIYRVPYTDIRPYIAVGLSSIVAMIALLMGYGTVFHGDLGYSINVGPVSLDFATYMAIVLVIAYTPAALYAERVIAERRSLEKAFSDFLRDFTELRKSGFTPEKIISTLADTRDYGALSKYLRDISKQIRYGIPIRVVLSEFMNKTRSYYARVFAWLLLESIEYGGATPETLESLASFSSLMIRINDDLIARLKPLRFVPYIGAMILTLTLVIMVFTVVNLSSVLLHIPQYYVNYVIGSFALTTVVDSFIMGLVAGKLGEGELSAGFKHAIAITAIVLMIYLASPLISRMFVI is encoded by the coding sequence GTGGACTTAGACGAGTTATCATTGGTTGTCACCGGGCCATTAGTCAAGTGGTACGTTAAGAGGCATGGTGGGTATCTTGAGAGAGTGCTAAAGAACGCTAAAGTGTATATGCTGCCTGAAAGGTTCATGGCAAGGGTCTTTTTCGCGTCAATAATTACAGCAGTCTTCTCAGTACCCATTGGATCATACTTAACCTACACCAGCGTTGAGTCAATCATGGGTGCATTGAGCTTCACGGTAAGGTCCATAATTATTCTTAGCATAGGCCTAGTATTGATTGCCCTCCCCTTCATAGTCTATGCCATGATGATGGCCTTACCTAAGATGCAGCTCTCCGACCTGCAGTACAGGGTTGACTCAGAGTTACCGTTCTTCGCAGCCTACTTGGCAATGATTTCCCAATCAGGGTTAAGCGTCACGTCAGCTATAGAAAGGTTAGCTAACATTAGGTTACTTGAGGCTATAGGTAAGATAGCTAGGGAGATTGTTGTGAAGAATAAAGCAATAGGCATGGATCCGTTAACGGCCTTAACAGAAACAGCGTTAAGTACCCCTAGTCACCTGTTTCAAAACTTAATAATGGGTTACGTAACCAATGTTAGGACTGGGGGAGACATACTTCATTACCTTGAAATTAGGCTTAATGAAATAGTTAACGACACTCTTGATAGAATTAGGAGGGGTGCAGAGTTACTATCAACATTAATGGAATCATACATTGGGGCTGGGGTCATACTACTAATAGGCCTTAATGTACTTTACCTAGCCCAGGCAATAACACCAACAGGTAACTCAGTGAGCGCACTCCAACAGGCAGTTAGCAATAATCTACTCTTCGGGCTACTTGTTATTCCGGCAATATCAGTGGCGTTCATATACCTTGGTGAGGTTTCAATATACAGGGTCCCATACACTGACATTAGGCCCTACATAGCGGTTGGTTTATCATCAATAGTAGCCATGATAGCCCTCCTAATGGGTTATGGCACAGTGTTCCATGGTGACTTAGGTTACTCAATAAACGTAGGTCCAGTAAGCCTGGACTTCGCAACCTACATGGCCATAGTCCTAGTGATAGCGTACACCCCTGCTGCACTATACGCCGAGAGGGTTATAGCCGAGAGGCGTAGTCTTGAGAAGGCATTCTCAGACTTTCTAAGGGACTTCACTGAATTGCGTAAAAGTGGGTTTACACCTGAGAAGATTATAAGTACACTGGCTGACACTAGGGATTACGGTGCCTTATCTAAGTACCTTAGGGACATTAGTAAACAGATTAGATATGGTATACCAATTAGGGTTGTCTTATCGGAGTTCATGAATAAGACAAGGTCCTACTACGCTAGGGTTTTCGCATGGCTACTACTGGAGTCTATAGAGTATGGTGGAGCAACCCCTGAGACTTTGGAATCATTAGCCTCATTCTCATCATTAATGATTAGAATTAATGATGACTTAATCGCAAGACTTAAGCCTCTTAGGTTTGTTCCTTACATAGGGGCAATGATACTTACATTAACTTTAGTAATAATGGTGTTCACTGTAGTTAACTTATCTAGTGTCTTACTACACATCCCTCAATACTACGTTAACTATGTAATCGGCAGTTTCGCCTTAACAACAGTAGTTGACTCATTTATAATGGGTCTGGTTGCAGGTAAGCTGGGTGAGGGGGAGTTGTCAGCTGGCTTTAAGCATGCGATAGCCATAACGGCAATAGTCCTTATGATATACTTAGCGTCACCCTTAATATCAAGGATGTTCGTAATATGA
- a CDS encoding nicotinamide-nucleotide adenylyltransferase, whose protein sequence is MVRGLFIGRFQPPHWGHIWAIKAILEEVDEVIIVLGSAQFNYIDKDPFTVGERIWMLREGLREVGVDLSRVMIVPVPNIENNAAWLSYIKSYLPPFQVAYTGNPFVAMLLKEGGVEVRQQPIFDRERYVSSRIREMMIKGDPTWRELVPSSVARIIDEVKGVERLRVIISGEAEPHKW, encoded by the coding sequence ATGGTGAGGGGCCTATTCATAGGTAGATTTCAGCCACCGCACTGGGGGCATATTTGGGCCATTAAGGCTATCCTGGAGGAGGTTGATGAAGTCATAATTGTTTTAGGATCGGCCCAATTCAACTACATTGATAAGGATCCCTTCACAGTGGGGGAGAGGATATGGATGCTTAGGGAGGGGTTAAGGGAGGTGGGTGTTGACCTTAGTAGGGTCATGATAGTCCCGGTACCTAATATTGAGAACAATGCGGCTTGGTTAAGTTACATTAAATCCTACCTACCCCCCTTCCAAGTAGCCTATACGGGTAACCCATTCGTAGCCATGCTGCTTAAGGAGGGTGGAGTTGAGGTTAGGCAGCAGCCCATCTTCGATAGGGAAAGGTACGTGTCAAGTAGGATTAGGGAAATGATGATTAAAGGGGACCCAACCTGGAGGGAGCTTGTACCAAGCTCAGTGGCTAGGATAATAGATGAAGTTAAGGGCGTTGAGAGACTTAGAGTAATAATTAGTGGTGAAGCTGAACCCCATAAGTGGTAG
- a CDS encoding thiamine-phosphate kinase, which yields MMLKELGEDKLISIMQSLIGLKYPNVDNDVSYVELPNVGLLALKIDGGSLSRTKTDFMTYYDVGWRMTIGAASDIFVKFAKPIALVSSLTLRGNHSEFELRELVKGIKDAAKTIGAAYIGGDLNEGDDDVLDVALLGIANKPIGRVPQLGDVLVTIPEFGFTGLIFKLWYSGLLGSYINDPVVAKGIELTRRPKPWIPSDELINRINCINASMDSSDGLGRVLYEMGKGVKIKVYSLPINNDVELTCRKYGLSPEEVTFNGGEEYLPVLAVKPECLNYFKAIGFVDFANVEEGNGVYFNSRELQYKGWVYFSKPTY from the coding sequence ATGATGCTTAAGGAGCTTGGTGAAGATAAGTTGATTAGTATAATGCAGTCTCTGATTGGGTTAAAGTACCCTAATGTTGATAATGATGTTTCCTACGTTGAGTTACCTAATGTAGGCTTACTTGCACTTAAGATTGATGGTGGTTCATTATCTAGAACAAAGACCGACTTCATGACTTACTATGATGTAGGCTGGAGAATGACCATTGGAGCCGCCTCAGACATCTTTGTTAAGTTCGCTAAGCCAATAGCCCTTGTTTCATCATTAACCCTTAGGGGAAATCATAGTGAGTTCGAGTTGAGGGAATTAGTAAAGGGCATTAAGGATGCGGCTAAGACTATTGGAGCCGCCTACATTGGTGGTGACTTAAATGAGGGCGATGACGACGTATTAGACGTAGCACTACTTGGAATTGCAAACAAACCCATAGGTAGGGTACCTCAGTTGGGTGACGTATTAGTCACCATACCTGAATTCGGCTTCACAGGGTTAATCTTCAAGCTCTGGTATAGTGGCTTATTGGGTAGCTACATTAATGATCCAGTTGTAGCTAAAGGAATCGAATTAACCAGGAGGCCGAAACCCTGGATACCCAGTGACGAATTAATTAATAGGATTAACTGCATTAATGCGTCAATGGATTCAAGTGATGGATTAGGGAGAGTACTGTATGAGATGGGTAAGGGGGTTAAGATAAAGGTTTACTCACTGCCGATTAATAACGATGTTGAATTAACCTGCCGCAAATACGGCCTAAGCCCAGAGGAGGTGACCTTCAATGGTGGTGAAGAGTACTTGCCTGTACTTGCAGTGAAGCCGGAGTGCCTAAATTACTTCAAGGCAATAGGCTTTGTAGATTTCGCGAATGTTGAAGAAGGCAATGGGGTTTACTTTAATTCAAGGGAACTTCAGTACAAGGGGTGGGTTTACTTCAGTAAGCCAACCTACTAA
- a CDS encoding 30S ribosomal protein S11, whose product MRKLRWGIAYIYASSNNTMIIITDLTGGETVARVSGGQVVKADRDKPSPYAAMMAAYKAAQIAMARGINAVHVKVRGPGGYGLKVPGPGAVAAIRALARAGMIIGRIEDVTPIPHDTIRPPGGRRGRRV is encoded by the coding sequence TTGAGGAAGCTTAGGTGGGGTATTGCGTATATTTACGCAAGCTCCAACAACACTATGATAATTATAACGGATTTAACCGGAGGTGAGACTGTGGCTAGGGTTAGTGGTGGGCAGGTTGTTAAGGCTGATAGGGATAAACCAAGCCCATACGCGGCAATGATGGCTGCCTATAAGGCTGCCCAAATAGCAATGGCTAGGGGTATTAATGCTGTCCACGTTAAGGTTAGGGGACCTGGAGGATATGGGCTTAAGGTTCCAGGGCCAGGTGCCGTTGCGGCTATTAGGGCATTGGCTAGGGCAGGTATGATAATTGGTAGAATTGAGGATGTTACACCAATACCCCATGATACCATTAGGCCACCTGGAGGCAGGAGGGGTAGGAGAGTTTAA
- the nadA gene encoding quinolinate synthase NadA → MSNDLMTEIRRLKHERNAIILGHNYMDYDVQLMADFTGDSYDLALKAMETKADIIVFAGVRFMAEQAKALNYDKVVLSPDPTAGCSIADSLDAKTLKAYKESYPEAPVVLYVNTNVEVKALADYIVTSSTAVKVIKKLKESTVLFGPDSNLADYVASLTGKRIIKVPLNGKCIVHGNYTTKLMDDARVKYPRAKVMVHPEAPLNVLKLADFVGSTNQMIEYAKNSNYDEFVVGTEIGMINALKLKVPGKTFHPITTEPYARCPFMSMITLDKVYRSLRDLVHRVEIPKSTANAVKDAFERTRRLIEGGVA, encoded by the coding sequence ATGAGCAATGATTTAATGACTGAGATACGTAGGCTTAAGCATGAAAGAAACGCAATCATACTTGGTCACAATTACATGGATTACGATGTACAGTTAATGGCGGACTTCACAGGTGATTCATATGACCTAGCTTTAAAGGCCATGGAGACTAAGGCAGATATCATAGTGTTTGCTGGTGTTAGGTTCATGGCAGAACAAGCAAAGGCGTTGAATTACGATAAGGTAGTCCTATCACCAGACCCAACTGCCGGATGCTCAATAGCAGACTCATTAGATGCGAAAACTCTAAAGGCATATAAGGAATCTTACCCTGAAGCCCCCGTAGTGCTTTATGTAAATACTAACGTAGAGGTTAAGGCTCTTGCGGATTACATAGTTACATCATCTACCGCTGTTAAGGTTATTAAGAAATTAAAGGAAAGTACAGTGCTCTTTGGACCAGACTCCAACCTAGCTGATTATGTAGCATCCTTAACAGGGAAAAGAATCATCAAGGTACCACTAAACGGTAAGTGTATTGTGCATGGAAACTACACTACAAAGCTCATGGATGATGCCAGGGTTAAGTATCCAAGGGCTAAGGTAATGGTTCACCCTGAGGCTCCATTAAATGTGCTTAAACTTGCTGATTTCGTAGGATCCACAAACCAGATGATTGAGTATGCTAAGAATAGTAATTATGATGAGTTTGTTGTTGGTACAGAGATAGGTATGATAAATGCATTGAAGTTGAAGGTTCCAGGGAAGACCTTTCACCCAATAACCACAGAGCCGTACGCCAGATGTCCATTCATGTCCATGATAACGCTGGATAAGGTATACAGATCCCTGAGAGACCTTGTCCATAGAGTCGAGATACCTAAATCCACGGCAAACGCCGTTAAGGATGCTTTCGAAAGAACTAGGAGGCTCATTGAAGGTGGTGTAGCTTGA
- the nadB gene encoding L-aspartate oxidase produces the protein MIYIIGDGIAGLTAAISLKLHGYDTVVITKDVYGGSSYVSKGGIAAALSSDDSPELHAEDTVRVGDGLCDVNAVNYFVKEASYAIDTLVKWGFRFDEDLRLEGGHSRRRIHHKTDETGRELTSFLLKKAVDLGISIVKDRVLSLIVKDGKLRSFITESRGLVGDTDALVLATGGYAYLWQYSSNPPTNMGDGIAMAFRAGALVSDLEFVQFHPTVTMINGETMLLSETLRGEGAILIDNNGVRFTFNYHKDGELAPRDVLARAVYTEIMKGRKVYMVFSNIKDFERKFPGVNKFLRRHGLNINSKIPVFPGAHFTIGGIRTNVKGETNIVNLYAIGEVSDTGFHGANRLASNSLLEALVMGINLPNYVNEPWEGPSTSDGKLINLKIPDGSSSLSIDEIRRINWELIGIVRHGEGLQRAMRMYAYHDMHSGTEESNAILLSYLTALSALIREESRGVHYRDDYPSRDSRWENKRIYLSLAPH, from the coding sequence TTGATATACATAATTGGTGATGGAATAGCAGGACTTACTGCAGCAATATCGCTAAAGCTACATGGTTACGACACTGTGGTAATAACGAAGGATGTTTATGGAGGCTCAAGCTACGTATCCAAGGGTGGTATTGCAGCTGCATTGTCCAGTGATGATTCACCTGAGCTACATGCTGAAGATACTGTGCGTGTTGGTGATGGTCTTTGCGATGTTAATGCCGTTAATTACTTCGTTAAGGAGGCGTCCTACGCCATTGACACGTTAGTTAAGTGGGGCTTCAGGTTTGATGAGGATCTTAGGCTTGAGGGTGGTCATTCAAGAAGGAGGATCCACCATAAGACTGATGAGACAGGCAGAGAATTAACGAGCTTCCTACTTAAGAAGGCTGTAGATCTGGGAATAAGTATCGTTAAGGATAGGGTTTTATCACTGATTGTTAAGGATGGTAAATTAAGGAGCTTCATAACTGAGAGTAGAGGCTTAGTAGGCGACACCGATGCATTAGTACTAGCCACTGGTGGTTACGCTTACCTATGGCAATATTCATCAAACCCACCTACAAACATGGGTGATGGCATAGCCATGGCTTTTAGGGCTGGTGCCTTAGTTTCTGACTTAGAGTTCGTGCAGTTTCATCCAACGGTAACCATGATTAATGGCGAAACCATGCTTCTCTCAGAAACATTAAGGGGTGAGGGTGCAATACTCATTGATAATAATGGTGTTAGATTCACGTTTAATTACCATAAGGATGGAGAATTAGCACCACGTGATGTGTTGGCGAGAGCCGTATACACAGAGATCATGAAGGGACGTAAGGTGTATATGGTGTTTAGTAATATCAAGGACTTCGAGAGAAAGTTCCCTGGCGTTAATAAATTCCTCAGGAGACATGGCTTGAACATTAATAGTAAAATCCCAGTCTTCCCAGGCGCCCATTTCACAATTGGTGGTATTAGGACTAACGTGAAGGGTGAGACAAACATAGTGAATCTTTACGCCATTGGTGAGGTTTCAGACACAGGATTTCATGGTGCTAATAGGCTAGCCAGTAATTCATTACTTGAGGCACTAGTAATGGGGATTAACCTGCCGAATTACGTGAATGAACCCTGGGAAGGACCTTCAACATCTGATGGTAAGTTAATTAATTTAAAGATTCCCGATGGATCCTCATCATTAAGCATTGATGAGATTAGGAGGATTAATTGGGAATTAATTGGTATAGTTAGGCATGGGGAAGGTTTACAAAGAGCAATGAGAATGTACGCATATCATGATATGCATTCAGGCACTGAAGAGAGTAATGCCATTCTTTTATCATACCTAACAGCATTATCTGCATTAATCAGGGAGGAATCCCGTGGAGTGCATTATAGGGATGATTATCCTAGTAGGGATAGTAGATGGGAAAATAAGAGAATATACCTTAGTCTAGCTCCTCACTAA
- a CDS encoding stage II sporulation protein M has translation MVAVKARILTRRILVYYLVTFLLLAMGEVIGYLLSLGGIQVLSKSELQELESIAQHPSYMVIFIHNLSLNLIMNIPFIGPLMYVILIGFTGVALGYIVVSSIGVSVLYLILAYVSSAILPHGLLELFSYSLSVYNSVNISIDVVKRRPLGTAFIYWVLRLLLSVLILFIAAYVEYVELTTVGAVIHA, from the coding sequence GTGGTAGCTGTTAAGGCAAGAATCTTAACTAGGAGGATCTTAGTATATTACTTAGTAACCTTTCTTCTATTGGCTATGGGTGAAGTTATTGGTTACCTACTATCATTGGGGGGTATTCAAGTATTGAGTAAGAGTGAGCTGCAGGAACTTGAGAGCATAGCGCAGCATCCATCATACATGGTAATATTCATTCATAATCTCAGCCTTAATTTAATAATGAACATACCATTCATAGGCCCATTAATGTATGTTATTTTAATTGGATTCACAGGTGTTGCGCTTGGTTATATAGTAGTCAGTAGTATTGGCGTCAGCGTACTATATTTAATCTTAGCCTATGTTTCATCAGCCATACTACCGCATGGGCTATTGGAATTATTCTCATACTCATTATCAGTTTACAACTCTGTCAACATTTCAATAGATGTAGTTAAGCGGAGACCCTTAGGTACAGCCTTTATTTACTGGGTACTTAGGTTACTTCTATCAGTTTTAATACTCTTCATAGCGGCTTACGTAGAGTACGTGGAATTAACTACTGTAGGTGCAGTTATTCATGCGTAA
- a CDS encoding NAD(P)H-hydrate dehydratase, whose product MSSEAISVLEMRVLDANTTYLGIDSRILMENAGRGVAQVVSSRWPNATKILVVAGLGNNGGDGIVSARYLYNWGKDVVIVLLGRVSDMKEEPAATNLKICLNLLGCRIMEARDELELLAYQDYFIKWADVIIDAILGIGVKGRIRQPASAAIDLINMSKAPKVAVDIPSGLDPDTGDVTDKAVKADLTVTMHKAKRGLIVDKAKPYVGELVVVDIGIPREAELIVGPGDLNYLTYARRLDSKKGDFGRIAIIGGSRDYTGAIALTALASLVTGADLPIVYAPHDVAHDIRSQTPNLIAVPLEGDFLSKDNVGPVLRGIERANVVAIGPGLGLERVTMEAVYMILDTAVKLGKRIVIDADAIKAIGIGKRLNLLKSGVVLTPHAGELKELLGIDVPKLNPVETGQWLKEQVSKCCPGSVILLKGNTDIISDGSRFKLNMTGNPGMTVGGTGDVLTGVLATILHRVNDPLEAAAIAAFITGVAGDLAALELGYHLTPMDVVTRIPKAFSIFINTKGVVEEALHKPLREFLVKHQLIKQE is encoded by the coding sequence ATGAGTAGTGAGGCAATATCAGTTCTAGAGATGCGGGTTCTGGATGCTAACACCACGTATCTAGGTATTGATAGTAGGATACTAATGGAGAACGCCGGTAGGGGGGTTGCGCAGGTTGTTTCATCAAGGTGGCCGAATGCAACTAAGATACTTGTTGTCGCTGGGTTAGGTAATAATGGTGGGGATGGTATTGTGTCCGCCAGGTACCTTTACAATTGGGGTAAGGACGTGGTAATTGTATTACTGGGTAGGGTAAGTGACATGAAGGAGGAGCCTGCTGCAACTAACTTGAAGATATGCCTAAACTTATTAGGATGCAGAATAATGGAGGCTAGGGATGAATTAGAGTTACTGGCCTACCAGGATTACTTCATTAAGTGGGCTGATGTTATTATTGATGCCATCCTAGGCATTGGTGTTAAGGGTAGGATTAGGCAACCTGCCTCAGCGGCGATAGACCTAATAAACATGTCGAAGGCGCCTAAGGTTGCTGTTGACATACCTTCAGGTCTGGATCCTGACACAGGTGATGTTACTGATAAGGCTGTTAAGGCTGACTTAACGGTAACAATGCATAAGGCTAAGCGTGGGCTCATAGTTGATAAGGCTAAGCCATACGTTGGTGAATTAGTGGTAGTGGACATAGGGATCCCGAGGGAAGCAGAGTTAATAGTGGGGCCTGGGGACTTGAATTATCTAACGTACGCTAGGAGGCTTGACTCTAAGAAGGGGGACTTTGGTAGAATAGCCATAATAGGAGGTTCAAGGGATTACACTGGCGCAATAGCGCTAACGGCACTGGCCTCATTAGTCACAGGAGCTGACTTACCAATAGTCTACGCACCTCATGATGTTGCGCATGATATTAGGTCACAAACACCAAACCTAATAGCTGTGCCACTTGAGGGTGATTTTTTAAGTAAGGATAATGTTGGACCTGTACTTAGGGGGATTGAGAGGGCTAACGTAGTTGCCATAGGTCCTGGTTTAGGCCTTGAAAGGGTGACAATGGAGGCGGTCTACATGATACTTGATACAGCTGTTAAGTTAGGGAAGAGGATTGTTATTGATGCTGATGCAATAAAGGCTATTGGAATTGGGAAAAGGCTTAACCTACTTAAGTCAGGTGTAGTATTGACCCCACACGCTGGAGAGTTAAAGGAATTACTGGGTATTGATGTACCTAAACTTAACCCAGTTGAAACTGGGCAGTGGCTTAAGGAACAGGTCTCCAAATGCTGCCCAGGCAGTGTAATTCTCCTTAAGGGTAATACAGACATTATAAGTGATGGTTCTAGGTTTAAATTAAACATGACTGGTAATCCAGGTATGACCGTTGGTGGAACAGGTGATGTGCTAACAGGTGTTTTAGCAACAATACTTCATAGGGTTAATGACCCCCTTGAAGCTGCTGCCATAGCCGCATTCATAACTGGTGTTGCAGGTGACTTAGCAGCATTAGAGCTAGGTTACCACCTAACTCCAATGGATGTGGTTACTAGGATACCTAAGGCATTTTCCATCTTCATAAACACTAAGGGAGTAGTGGAGGAGGCTTTACATAAACCACTGAGGGAATTCCTGGTTAAGCATCAGTTAATTAAGCAGGAGTAG